The region CCGCCGAGAAGTTCGACAAGTTCGTACGCGACGAACTCGTGCGCTGGCAGGGCGTGATGAAGGCGACCAAGGTCCAGCTGACCTGACGTTTCGCGGGCGCTCACAGCGCCACCTTCTTCGTCACCGGGAAGCCGAGCTGGCCGTTGTGGCCGAACATGTAGCCGCTCGTGCGCAGCGGATCGCCCGTGACCACGATCATGAAGTGTTCCGGCGCCCAGACGATGGGCACGAGCCGGTCCGGGTCGTCCGACTCCGCGTAGACGGCCGGGATGTTTCCCGCCCGCACCTCTCCGGCGAGGTTCCAGATGGGCTTGTGCGTCCAGTCGCGCAGCAGGCGTTCGAACTCCCACGCGGGAAGGCGTGCATGCTCGAAGAGGAAGCGCTTCACGTCTTCCTTCGACCACCCCGCGGCGGCGATCGTCTGCGCGATGATCGGCGTGATGAGCGCGAGCGGGCGCAGCATGCCGTAGCCGGTGCCCACGCTGAACATGACCTGCCAGAAGGTCTGCTTGACCAGGCCGTCGGCCAGGTAGGCGAGCAGCTCCTGCGGCGTGCTGCCGGACATCGACGACGCCATGCCGCCGCCGGTGTAGCGTGCGATCGTCACGGTGTTGTCGCCGCTCGCGAAGCCCTGGTCCTCGCCCAAGGTGCGCCAGCCGATGGCCCGCACGGCCTCCTCGTTCTCCGCGATGGCGACCCGCCAGGTGTTGCCGAAGGTCGCCTTGTCCGTCTTGTGCGGCAGGAAGCCGGCGACGTTGCGCAGGTAAAGCCGCCAGAAGCGGCCGACGGTGGTGTTGGCCTGGAAGCCGTCGCGCATCACGCCTTGCGTGCAGTTGAAGCCGAGCTTCGGGATGGCGGGGCCGTTGAGGATGATGAGCGTCTCGCCGCCCGGCGTATTGCCGCTGTGCTCGACGCCGTAGCGCGGATCGGCCATCGCCTGCGCCAGGGCGACGAGCACGGGCATGTATTCGGGGCGGCAGCCCGCCATCACGCCGTTGACGGCGACGTTCCAGACGGTGGCGGCGCGGCTGTCGGGGAGAAGGACGCCGATGACCTCATCGGCATGGTGGACCGTGTGCGCGAGGAATGCGGCAATGCGATCGTGCGTGGGTGGCACGATGGGCAGGCCGTCGCTCCATTCCTTGTCGATGAAATGCTGGTTCAGCGCCGACCAGCCGCCGCGAAAGACGATCTCGCGTGGCCGCGGCTCGTCCGCTGCCGCGTCGCCTCGCGCGATGCAGCCGGTGAGGTTCTCGATGATCCCCGGCACCGTCACGCGCGAGACGTTGTCACGCAACTCGTCCACCGCCTGCACCGCCGGGTGCCCAACGAGCGTCGCCCAGGGAAGGTCGGGAAAGCCCAGCCCCATGCGCGTGGCCTTCGCCTGTTCGACGAAGCCGGTGGATACGAGCGATGACGACGGGATCCCCGCCGCCTCGCACGCCGCACTCGCCCGCAACACGGCAGGCGTGCAGCTGCCTCAGGCGGCGACGGCCGTGATGACGGCGTCGACGCCCGCGGCCCTCAGGCGCGCGGGCAGTGCGGCGACGACGGCCCGCTCGTCGCTGCCGTGGATGTTGCCGATTTCGCGCCAGTCCATGAAGCGGATGCCGGCGAAGCGCTCCTTGAGCCGCTGCTCGACCGTGGCGAAAATCTCGTCGCCACGGAAGAGGTAGTCCCACAGCAGCGCGACGTGCTTGCCTTCGAGGTTCGCGAGGCGCGGGGCCAGCGCCTTCGTCGTCGCACGCCGCTCGCCGCGGGGCCAGTAGGCTTCGAAGTGGCCGTCGTCGCAAGGCTTGTTCATGGTGTGTTTCCCGGAGATGTCGGCGACTGCCGGCGGGTCTTGCATGGTGGGTTTGGAGCCCTCCATCGTCAATCGGCGGGATTGAAGAGAGCATTCGGGGAATGCGAATGGTCCAGCGCCAATTCGAACTGACCGGACGCAGAATTCGCAGAAGTTACGCGGAAGAAGGCAAGAAAATTCAAAATGAATTCTGGTCTTTTCTGAATTCCTTCTGCGTAACTTCTGCGAATTCTGCGTCCGGCCAAGTTAATTGAAGCCGTCCCCACCTTCACACCGAAAAACCAAACGGTGTTTTTGGAATTGCCGCGTTGGCGGCGGCGGCGCCTGCACCTACGATGGCGTCACACGGAAGGGAAACACTCCCGGTGGAGTGGCCGGACTTCAAACCCGGAGTGGGTCGCTAACGATCTTGTGTGGGTTCGACTCCCACTCTCTTCCGCCACCTTTTTCCAGAGAGACGCGGCCATCCTTCCATCATGCTGACCTCCAGCAGCCAGGCGCGCCGCGCCATCCCCGCCGTCGATACCCTGCTCAAGGCGCCCGCTTTCGGCGTGCTGATCCACGACTTCGGCCGGCCGCTGGTGCTCGACTGTTTGCGCAAGCTGCTCGCCGACCAGCGCAAGCGCCTGGCAGGGGAGCGCTCCGCCGCGGTGCCGGACGACGACACGCTGGCGGCCGAATGCCGCGAGCGGCTGTCCGTGGCGGCGCGGCCCTCGCTGCGGCCCGTGTTCAACCTCACGGGCACCGTGCTGCACACGAACCTGGGACGCGCGCTCTATCCGGCGGAAGCCGTCGCCGCGGCCTCGCAGGCGATGGCGCGCCCGGTCAACCTCGAGTACGACATCGACGGCGCGGGCCGAGGCGAGCGTGACAGCCACGTCGAGGAGCGCCTGCTGCGCCTCACCGGCGCCGAAGCGGCCGTGGTGGTGAACAACAACGCCGCGGCGGTCTACCTCACGCTCAACACGGTCGCGGGCGGCGGACGCGAGGTCGTCGTGTCGCGCGGCGAACTCGTGGAGATCGGCGGCGCGTTCCGCGTGCCGGAGATCATGGCGAGCGCCGGCTGCGTGCTGCGCGAGGTGGGCACGACCAACCGCACGCATCCGCGCGACTTCGAGTCGGCCCTCGGCGAACGGACGGCGGCGCTGATGAAGGTGCACGCCAGCAACTACGAGATCCGCGGCTTCACCGCGGAAGTGCCGGCCGCCGAGCTGGCGCGCATCGCCCACGCGGGCGGCGTGCCGATGATCGAGGACCTGGGCTGCGGCATGCTGGTGGACCTGGAGGATTTCGGCCTGCCGCACGAGCCGACGCCGCGCGAATCGATCGCCGCCGGCGCCGACCTCGTCACTTTCAGCGGCGACAAGCTGCTCGGTGGGCCGCAATGCGGGATCATCGTCGGCCGCAAGGACCTGGTTGCGCGCATCCGCAAGAACCCGATGAAGCGCGCCCTGCGCCTGGACAAGGTGCGGCTCGCGGCGCTCGAAGCCGTGCTGGCGCTCTACGACGACCCGCAGCGGCTGCGCACGCGGCTGCCCACCATCCGCCTGCTCACGCGCAAGGCCGATGAGATCGCGGCGCAGGCGAACCGTGTGCGTTCGGCGATGCAGCAGGCGGTGGGCGAGGGCGTTGCCGTCGACGTCGCGGAATGCGCGAGCCAGATCGGCAGCGGTGCGCTTCCCGTGGACACCTTGCCGAGCTCGGGGCTGCGCCTGTCGCCCCTGAACCAGCGCGGCGGCGCCGTGGATGCGCTGGCCGACTCGTTCCGCCGCCTCCCGGTCCCGGTGATCGGCCGCATCCGCGACGGGGCGCTGTGGCTGGACTTTCGCTGCCTCGACGAATCGCAGGAGTCGGAATTCACATCGCAGCTCCACGAGCTGCAGCTGCCCGGGGACTGAGTTGATCGTCGCGACCGCCGGTCACATCGACCACGGCAAGACGACGCTGGTGAAGGCGCTCACCGGCGTGGACACGGACCGCCTGCCGCAGGAAAAGGCGCGCGGCATCTCCATCGACATCGGCTTCGCCTACTGGCAGACGCCCGGCGGTGCGGTGGTGGGCTTCGTCGATGTGCCGGGCCACGAGCGCTTCGTGCGCAACATGCTCGCCGGGGTGTGCGGCATCGACTACGCGATGGTGGTCGTCGCCGCCGACGACGGCGTGATGCCGCAGACGCGCGAGCACCTGAACATCCTCGACCTGCTGGGCATCCGGTTCGGCGTGGCCGTCATCACCAAGGCCGACCGCGTGGACAGCGCGCGGCTGCGGGAGGTCGCCGACGAGACGCGCGGGTTGTTGCAGGGCACCTCGTTGCAGGATGTCCGCGTGCTTCCGGTGTCGTCCGTGACGGGCGCGGGCGTCGATGCGCTGCGCGACGCACTCGCGCAGGCGGCCGCCGGCTTCACGCGCAACGCGTCCGAAGGCCGCCGCATGCGATTCGCCGTGGACCGTGCATTCACCGTCGCGGGCAGCGGCACGGTCGTCACGGGCACGGTGTTCGACGGCGCGGTGCGGCTGGGGGACCGTCTGCTCCTCTCGCCCGGCGGCCGCGAGGTCCGCGTGCGCGGGATCCAGAAAGACGGTGTGAAGGCCGAGCGTGCGCAGGCCGGCGAGCGCTGCGCGCTCAATCTCGCGGGCGTGGAGCTGTCGCAGGTGCAGCGCGGCGACTGGGTGCTGCATGCGGATTTGCATGCGCCCACGAGCCGGCTCGACGTGGAACTGCAGGTGCTCCCCGGCGAAGCGCACGCGCTTGCGCATCGCACCCCCGTGCACCTGCACCTGGGTACGCGCGACGTCACGGCGCGCGTGACGCTCAGCCACGGCAGCTCGGTGGAACCCGGCAGGCGTGCGTTCGCGCGGTTGATCGTGGACCAGCCCATCGCGGCGGCGCGCGGGGACCGCTTCATCCTGCGCGACCAGTCCGCGCAGCGCACGCTGGGCGGCGGCTGGGTGCTGGACGCCTCGCCATCGCAGCGGCGCCTGCCGCAGGAGATGCGTGTGCGGCAGATGCAGGCGCTGGCGCAGCCTACCCCCGTGGACGCGCTGCGGGCCCTCGTCGCCTGCTCCCCCGGCGGCGTCGACGCGACAGCCTTGACGCGCAACTTCAACCTCGCACCCGAAGCCTTCACGCAGCTCCTGAAAGAAGCCGGGCTGGCCGCCGTGGGCACCGGCGCGCAGACCCTCGTGCTGACGCCCGCGGCCGCGGACGCGAAGCTGCTGCGTAAACCCGTGCAGGCGCTGCCGGAGAACCCGGAACACGTGCGGCTGTGGCAGCTCGCCGAGCCGGTGCTCCGCCGCGCGGGCTTCGCCGGGGTGACGGTCGCGCAACTGTCCGAGGCCTTGCGCGCGAAGGAATTCGTGCTGCGCGATATGCTGCATCGCAAGGCGCAGGCGGGCGACACGGTACGCGTGAACGACGACCGCTTCTACGCGCGCGCCACCATCGATGAATTCATCCGCGTCGCGCGCACCGTCGCGCAGCACGCGCCGGACGGCCGCTTCACCGCGGGCAAGTTTCGCGACGACGCGGGCATCGGCCGCGCGCTCGCCGTGCAGGTGCTGGAAGCGCTGGACCGCATCGGCGCGACGCAGCGTGTCGCGGACGTCCGCGTGATGCGCTCGCCAGCCCGTTCCCCTTCTTCCGAATCCCCTCTCCAAGGAGCCAGAACCCCATGAGCGACACCACATCCCACGACGTCGTCGTGATCGGCGCCGGCGCGGCCGGCCTCAGCGCCGTGCGCGAGGCATTGAACGCGGGGCTCAGCGCCGCCTGGCTGGAGGCGCAGATGTTCGGCGGCCTCGTGCTCAACGTGAACGAGCTGGACGGTGCGATCGCCGGCAGCGGCGCGGAACTGTCGTCGACGTGGATGACGGATGCGATGGAGGCCGGCGGCGAGAACCTGGAAGCCGTCGCCTCCGCGATCGAGCGCGACGGGGATGCACTGGTCGTCGTGAGCGACGCGGGCCGGCATCGTGCGCGGGCCGTCATCGTCGCGTCGGGCGCCGCCTTGAAGAAGCTCGGCGTACCGGGTGAAGCGGAGCTGGAATACAAGGGCGTCTCGCATTGCGCGGATTGCGACGGGCCGATGTTCGAGGGGCAGGATGTCGTGGTGGTCGGCGGCGGCGATTCGGCCCTGCAGTCCGCCATGGTGCTGTCGAAGTTCTGCGGCAACGTGCACCTCGTGCACCGGGGCGACACCTTTCGCGCGCAACCGCACTGGGTGGAGGCCGTGAAGGGCGCAGGGAACGTGAAGGTCCACTGGCACAGCGAGGTGAGCGAAGTGGTCGGCACCGACGGCGTGGAGGGCGCGCGCGTCAACGGCGAGGTGATCCCCTGCAGCGGCTTCTTCGCCTTCGTGGGCTTGAAGCCATCGAGCGAGTTCCTGCCCGCGGAGATCGAGCGGGATGCGTTCGGCGCGGTGAAGGCGTCGGACGCCATGGAGACCTCGATGCCCGGCGTGTTCGCGGCGGGCATCGTGCGCTCGGGCTGCGGCGGCACGTTGGAGGATGCGGTGGCCGATGGGCAGGCGGCGGCGCGTGCGGTGGCGGCGAAGCTGGGGGCGTTGCAGGGCGCGTGAGGTGGATTGCGGGCCGGGCCCGCAATGAGGTTTGAGAGCGGGCTCAGGTCCCCGAGAAATCGCCCTCGCGCCGGTCATACACCCCGTAGAACCTCCGCACATGCTCCAGCATGCCGCCCTTCGGCTGTGCATACATCAGGCTTCGGCTCACATCCAGCACCCCCGCCGCGCGGCCGCGGGCGATGAACTCGGCGTGGTGGAAGAGCACGCCCAGTGAGTCCAGCACCACGGCGCCTGCCACCTTCAGCATGCCCTGTCGCACGAGGAATTCGTTGAGCACGCCGTCGCCGGGGATGATGACTTCCGCGCCGAGTGCGAGTGCCTGTTCGCACGCCGCGGTGAAGCTCGCGCGCAAGCCGTCCACCGCTTCGGGCCGCTCCAGGTCGAAGAGCTTGACGGCGGGCGTCATCGCGACCACGCCCGCCATGCGCGAGGTGAGGCCGTACGCGGCGGCGAGGTCTTCCGTGAGCATCTTCTGGAAGGGCGTGAGCGAGATCATCGCGAACTTGCGGCCCAGCGAGCACGCGGTGAGCATGCACGATTCGGTGAGGCTCAGCACCGGGATGTCCACGAGCGAGCGGGCCGCGGTAAGCGCAGGGTCGAAGAAACAACCGAGCGCGAACGCGTCGTAGCCCGCCTGCTGCGCGGCCATCGCGGCCTCGCACACCTGCGTATCTCCCAGCAATCGCAAGCCTGCGATGCTGTTCATGTCCATCGGTGCGAAGCCCGGCGGATAGGTGCCGGGCCGCAGGCCATGCACGGTGACTTCCGCGCGGCCCTGCATCACCTTCGCGCCGTGCGCAGCGAGGGTGTCGCGATACAGCGGGAACGCGTCGAGGTCCGTGAAGCTCTGGTGCCAGATGCGCATGCCGCCATCCTAGGCGCGCGCCCACGCGGTGCCCGTTCGCATATTGCGAAAACACCCTTTGAGGACCCGTTGTGGTGCGTCCGGTGCGCGCTTCCTACACTGGCGCGCATGTCCACGCATTCCTCGCGCGGCGGCCTCGCTATCGGCCGCATCTTCTCCCTCGTCGCCATGTCGCTCGCCGCGGCGGCCTCGCTGGTCGCCCCGGGCACGGCGGGCGCTCAGGGTTTCCCCGCTAAGCCGATCCGCCTCATCGTGGGCTACACGCCCGGCGGCTCCAACGACATTGCGGCGCGCATCCTCGCGCCGCGCCTGGCCGAGGCGCTGAACACGACCGTGCTCGTGGAGAACAAGCCCGGCGCGAGCGGCGCGCTCGGTTCGGACTATGTGGCCAAGTCGCCGCCCGACGGCTACACGCTGCTGGTCGCGAGCGCGAGCCCGGTCGTCATCACGCCGCACACGCTCGCCAAGATCCCGTTCAACACGCTGACGGACTTCTCGCCCATCAACACCATCGGCCTCACGCCCGAGGCGATCGCGGTCGGCCCGCGCCTGAAGGTGACGACGCTCAAGCAGCTGCTGGAGACTGCCCGCAAGCAGGACGTGACGCTCGCGTCCTCGGGCAACGGCGGCCTGCCGCACCTCACCATCGAGCTGCTCACGCAGGCGTCGAAGGGCCGCATCGTGCACGTGCCGTACAAGGGCGCGGCGCCCGCGATGACGGACACCGTCGCCGGCCACGTCGACGGCATCGTGATGGACCTGCCGCCGCTCTTTCCCTTCATCCAGGACGGCAAGCTCACCGCGCTCGCGATGACGAGCGACAAGCGTTTCGACATGCTGCCGAACGTCCCCACCGCGCGCGAAGAGCTGCCCGGCTTCACGGTGACGAACTGGATGGGGGTGTTCGCGCCCGCGAAGACGCCGAAGGACGTCGTCGACCAGATCAACGCCGCGATCGTGAAGATCGTCGCGCGCGAAGACGTGAAGGCGCAGCTGCTCAAGGCCGCGCTCGTGCCGTCCGTCATGGCTTCACCGGATGCATTCACCAAGTTCGTTGCCGAGGAGTTCAATCGCTGGGGCAAACTGGTGAAGGAAAAGAACATCACTTCGGATTGACCCATGCATCGCAAAGCCTTCCTCGCCGCGCTCGCCGCGGCCGCCTGCTGCCTCGTCACGGCCGCGCACGCGCAGAGCTTCCCCAGCCGCCCCGTCACGCTCGTGTCGCCGTTCCCTGCGGGGAGCGGCAGCGACCTCACGGCGCGTGCCGTCACCCCGGGCCTGGCCGAAGTCCTCGGCCAGCCCGTGGTGGTGGAAAACCGCCCCGGCGCGGGCGGCGCCATCGGCGCGCAGTACGTCGCGAAGGCGAAGCCGGACGGCTACACGCTGTTCCTCGCCAGCCTGAGCTTCTCCGTGCTGCCGAGCCTGATGGAGTTGAACTTCGATCCCGCGAAGGATTTCGAAGCGGTGATCCTGATGGGGCAGCAGGGCATGGCCTTCGTCGTGCCGACCAGCTTGCCCGTCAACTCGATGGCTGAACTGGCGGCGCTCGCGAAGTCGCAGCCCGGCAAGCTCAACTATGCGTCGGCCGGCAGCGGCAGCATCGGCCACCTCGCGGGCGAGCTCTTCAAGAACGAGCGCTCCCTGAACATCGTGCACGTGCCGTTCAAGGGCACGCCCGAGGCGCTGACGGCGATCATGATGGGCGAAGTGCAGATGGGCCTCATCGCCATGCCGGCGGCCGAGGCGCAAATCAAGGCGGGCAAGGTCAAGGCGCTGGCCGTGACGGGAACGAAGCGCTATGCGGGCTTGCCTGAAGTGCCGACCCTCGCGGAATCGGGCCTGCCCAGCCTGAGCGATTCCGTCTGGTATGTGGTGCTCGCACCGGCGGGCACGCCGAAGGATGTGATCGACAAACTGAATGCGGCTTTCCGCCAGGCGATCGCCAAGCCGGCAACGGTAGAGCGCATGGAAGGCCCGGCCAAGACGGCGCCCTCCGTGAGCACCCCGCAGGAAGCCACGGCCTATGTTCGCGCGCAAATCGTGAAGTGGAACGGCGTGGCGGCGCAGGCGGGGTTGAAGCCGCAGGCGAACAAGTAGGGGTGCCGGGGCGCGTCAGGTATTTTTGAACGCAGAGGGCGCAGAGGTTACGCAGAGGACGCAGAAGGAACAGCCAAGGGAATACAAAAGTCGTTGTGACTTTTCTTTGCGCCCTCTGCGTAACCTTTGCGTTCTCTGCGTTCAAGAAGACCCCCCGAAAAAGCGAATGGTGTTTTCCCCCGCAGCCCTGTACGCAACCTTCCGCGGCTCCTAATATCACCCGGCACACCACCCAAAGGACCCTCCATGGACAAACTCTCCGTCATCAGCCCGATCGGCGCCGAAGCCGTCGAGCAGAAGAACCTGGCCAAGCGCCTGGACACCCTCAACGGCAAGGTCGTCGCCGAAGTCTGGAACGAGGACTTCAAGGGCGACATCATGTTTCCCATCTACCGGGAACTGCTCAAGGAGCGCTTCCCCGACGTGAAGATCGTCCCGTACACGGACATCCCCTTCGCCTCCCTCAAGG is a window of Caenimonas aquaedulcis DNA encoding:
- a CDS encoding Bug family tripartite tricarboxylate transporter substrate binding protein, which produces MHRKAFLAALAAAACCLVTAAHAQSFPSRPVTLVSPFPAGSGSDLTARAVTPGLAEVLGQPVVVENRPGAGGAIGAQYVAKAKPDGYTLFLASLSFSVLPSLMELNFDPAKDFEAVILMGQQGMAFVVPTSLPVNSMAELAALAKSQPGKLNYASAGSGSIGHLAGELFKNERSLNIVHVPFKGTPEALTAIMMGEVQMGLIAMPAAEAQIKAGKVKALAVTGTKRYAGLPEVPTLAESGLPSLSDSVWYVVLAPAGTPKDVIDKLNAAFRQAIAKPATVERMEGPAKTAPSVSTPQEATAYVRAQIVKWNGVAAQAGLKPQANK
- a CDS encoding aspartate/glutamate racemase family protein, translated to MRIWHQSFTDLDAFPLYRDTLAAHGAKVMQGRAEVTVHGLRPGTYPPGFAPMDMNSIAGLRLLGDTQVCEAAMAAQQAGYDAFALGCFFDPALTAARSLVDIPVLSLTESCMLTACSLGRKFAMISLTPFQKMLTEDLAAAYGLTSRMAGVVAMTPAVKLFDLERPEAVDGLRASFTAACEQALALGAEVIIPGDGVLNEFLVRQGMLKVAGAVVLDSLGVLFHHAEFIARGRAAGVLDVSRSLMYAQPKGGMLEHVRRFYGVYDRREGDFSGT
- a CDS encoding Bug family tripartite tricarboxylate transporter substrate binding protein; the protein is MSTHSSRGGLAIGRIFSLVAMSLAAAASLVAPGTAGAQGFPAKPIRLIVGYTPGGSNDIAARILAPRLAEALNTTVLVENKPGASGALGSDYVAKSPPDGYTLLVASASPVVITPHTLAKIPFNTLTDFSPINTIGLTPEAIAVGPRLKVTTLKQLLETARKQDVTLASSGNGGLPHLTIELLTQASKGRIVHVPYKGAAPAMTDTVAGHVDGIVMDLPPLFPFIQDGKLTALAMTSDKRFDMLPNVPTAREELPGFTVTNWMGVFAPAKTPKDVVDQINAAIVKIVAREDVKAQLLKAALVPSVMASPDAFTKFVAEEFNRWGKLVKEKNITSD
- a CDS encoding UGSC family (seleno)protein; protein product: MEGSKPTMQDPPAVADISGKHTMNKPCDDGHFEAYWPRGERRATTKALAPRLANLEGKHVALLWDYLFRGDEIFATVEQRLKERFAGIRFMDWREIGNIHGSDERAVVAALPARLRAAGVDAVITAVAAUGSCTPAVLRASAACEAAGIPSSSLVSTGFVEQAKATRMGLGFPDLPWATLVGHPAVQAVDELRDNVSRVTVPGIIENLTGCIARGDAAADEPRPREIVFRGGWSALNQHFIDKEWSDGLPIVPPTHDRIAAFLAHTVHHADEVIGVLLPDSRAATVWNVAVNGVMAGCRPEYMPVLVALAQAMADPRYGVEHSGNTPGGETLIILNGPAIPKLGFNCTQGVMRDGFQANTTVGRFWRLYLRNVAGFLPHKTDKATFGNTWRVAIAENEEAVRAIGWRTLGEDQGFASGDNTVTIARYTGGGMASSMSGSTPQELLAYLADGLVKQTFWQVMFSVGTGYGMLRPLALITPIIAQTIAAAGWSKEDVKRFLFEHARLPAWEFERLLRDWTHKPIWNLAGEVRAGNIPAVYAESDDPDRLVPIVWAPEHFMIVVTGDPLRTSGYMFGHNGQLGFPVTKKVAL
- the selB gene encoding selenocysteine-specific translation elongation factor, producing MIVATAGHIDHGKTTLVKALTGVDTDRLPQEKARGISIDIGFAYWQTPGGAVVGFVDVPGHERFVRNMLAGVCGIDYAMVVVAADDGVMPQTREHLNILDLLGIRFGVAVITKADRVDSARLREVADETRGLLQGTSLQDVRVLPVSSVTGAGVDALRDALAQAAAGFTRNASEGRRMRFAVDRAFTVAGSGTVVTGTVFDGAVRLGDRLLLSPGGREVRVRGIQKDGVKAERAQAGERCALNLAGVELSQVQRGDWVLHADLHAPTSRLDVELQVLPGEAHALAHRTPVHLHLGTRDVTARVTLSHGSSVEPGRRAFARLIVDQPIAAARGDRFILRDQSAQRTLGGGWVLDASPSQRRLPQEMRVRQMQALAQPTPVDALRALVACSPGGVDATALTRNFNLAPEAFTQLLKEAGLAAVGTGAQTLVLTPAAADAKLLRKPVQALPENPEHVRLWQLAEPVLRRAGFAGVTVAQLSEALRAKEFVLRDMLHRKAQAGDTVRVNDDRFYARATIDEFIRVARTVAQHAPDGRFTAGKFRDDAGIGRALAVQVLEALDRIGATQRVADVRVMRSPARSPSSESPLQGARTP
- a CDS encoding NAD(P)/FAD-dependent oxidoreductase, which gives rise to MSDTTSHDVVVIGAGAAGLSAVREALNAGLSAAWLEAQMFGGLVLNVNELDGAIAGSGAELSSTWMTDAMEAGGENLEAVASAIERDGDALVVVSDAGRHRARAVIVASGAALKKLGVPGEAELEYKGVSHCADCDGPMFEGQDVVVVGGGDSALQSAMVLSKFCGNVHLVHRGDTFRAQPHWVEAVKGAGNVKVHWHSEVSEVVGTDGVEGARVNGEVIPCSGFFAFVGLKPSSEFLPAEIERDAFGAVKASDAMETSMPGVFAAGIVRSGCGGTLEDAVADGQAAARAVAAKLGALQGA
- the selA gene encoding L-seryl-tRNA(Sec) selenium transferase, encoding MLTSSSQARRAIPAVDTLLKAPAFGVLIHDFGRPLVLDCLRKLLADQRKRLAGERSAAVPDDDTLAAECRERLSVAARPSLRPVFNLTGTVLHTNLGRALYPAEAVAAASQAMARPVNLEYDIDGAGRGERDSHVEERLLRLTGAEAAVVVNNNAAAVYLTLNTVAGGGREVVVSRGELVEIGGAFRVPEIMASAGCVLREVGTTNRTHPRDFESALGERTAALMKVHASNYEIRGFTAEVPAAELARIAHAGGVPMIEDLGCGMLVDLEDFGLPHEPTPRESIAAGADLVTFSGDKLLGGPQCGIIVGRKDLVARIRKNPMKRALRLDKVRLAALEAVLALYDDPQRLRTRLPTIRLLTRKADEIAAQANRVRSAMQQAVGEGVAVDVAECASQIGSGALPVDTLPSSGLRLSPLNQRGGAVDALADSFRRLPVPVIGRIRDGALWLDFRCLDESQESEFTSQLHELQLPGD